The following are encoded together in the Gemmatimonadaceae bacterium genome:
- a CDS encoding diguanylate cyclase, producing the protein ALQIVAESPPDLILLDVMMPQISGLEVAKKIKANVSLPFIPIIMQTALDATENKVEGLEAGADDYITKPIDFAELKARVNSMLRIKRLQAELEDRERELLDVNEQLLHMSQTDALTGLDNRRHLEHRLEEMFAHARRFKEPVACVICDLDRFKAVNDTYGHPAGDEVLRQLAQILRREARSIDRVGRFGGEEFMFLLPGAGTEAAALFAERVRKQVESHTFTFNGGGTSIRRTASFGVSAWPHSHIGSPEVLVRTADEALYVAKETGRNRVVRFDSDAFNAHTTPEDGRDQPSASGSDVRSSRPAPRVAPIGDAGVRWER; encoded by the coding sequence AGGCGCTGCAAATCGTCGCCGAATCGCCACCCGACCTGATCCTCCTCGACGTCATGATGCCACAGATCAGTGGCCTCGAGGTGGCGAAGAAGATCAAGGCGAATGTCAGCCTGCCGTTCATTCCGATCATCATGCAGACGGCGCTCGATGCGACCGAGAACAAGGTCGAGGGACTCGAGGCGGGTGCCGACGACTACATCACCAAGCCGATCGACTTCGCCGAGCTCAAAGCGCGCGTCAACTCGATGCTGCGCATCAAGAGGCTCCAGGCCGAGCTGGAAGACCGCGAGCGCGAGTTGCTCGACGTCAACGAGCAGTTGCTCCACATGAGCCAGACGGACGCGCTCACGGGCCTCGACAACCGGCGGCATCTCGAGCACCGGCTCGAGGAGATGTTCGCGCACGCGCGCCGCTTCAAGGAGCCGGTCGCGTGCGTCATTTGTGATCTGGACCGCTTCAAGGCCGTGAACGACACGTACGGCCACCCGGCCGGCGACGAAGTGCTGCGGCAGCTCGCGCAGATCCTCCGCCGCGAGGCCCGGTCGATCGACCGCGTGGGCCGTTTCGGCGGCGAAGAATTCATGTTCCTGCTGCCCGGCGCCGGCACCGAGGCCGCGGCATTGTTCGCCGAGCGGGTGCGCAAACAGGTCGAGTCGCATACATTCACGTTCAACGGTGGCGGGACGTCGATTCGCCGCACGGCGAGCTTCGGCGTTTCCGCGTGGCCGCACTCGCACATCGGCTCGCCCGAGGTGCTGGTGCGAACGGCCGACGAGGCGTTGTACGTCGCCAAGGAAACCGGCCGCAACCGTGTCGTGCGGTTCGATAGTGACGCATTCAACGCGCACACCACGCCGGAAGATGGACGAGACCAGCCATCCGCCTCAGGATCCGACGTACGCTCTTCACGCCCAGCACCCCGGGTCGCGCCAATCGGCGACGCCGGGGTCCGATGGGAGAGATGA
- a CDS encoding GAF domain-containing protein — translation MDETSHPPQDPTYALHAQHPGSRQSATPGSDGRDDELARLHGRIAELQRERDHLVAIVDILQEISSSLHFVDILQAIARKLGDAFGLDRASIFLSGEKDEVRLVASYEDPAIRNLVVDLNRYPELKRAFESGDTVFIPDASADPDLKAIRDKLDSRNVRSIVVLPIRWQSSTIGAIFLRTDRDSQPFSESDIRFCQVVASLTAKALLNAHRLEAVMRDQKDTLAAQKRGDLQRIALVSFFRRLLDRYASSYDQAWAESLLPKASGEELDRLVGVAMQVIDEESKG, via the coding sequence ATGGACGAGACCAGCCATCCGCCTCAGGATCCGACGTACGCTCTTCACGCCCAGCACCCCGGGTCGCGCCAATCGGCGACGCCGGGGTCCGATGGGAGAGATGACGAGCTCGCCCGACTGCACGGTCGAATAGCCGAGCTTCAGCGCGAGCGCGACCACCTGGTCGCCATCGTCGACATCCTGCAAGAAATCTCATCCTCGCTTCACTTCGTCGACATTCTGCAGGCGATCGCGCGGAAGCTGGGTGACGCGTTCGGCCTCGATCGCGCATCGATCTTCCTGTCCGGCGAAAAAGACGAGGTTCGGCTCGTCGCGAGCTACGAAGATCCCGCGATCCGCAATCTCGTCGTCGATCTCAATCGCTATCCTGAGCTCAAGCGCGCGTTCGAATCGGGGGACACGGTGTTCATCCCCGACGCCTCCGCCGACCCCGACCTCAAGGCGATCCGGGACAAGCTCGATTCGCGCAACGTGCGATCGATCGTCGTGCTGCCGATTCGTTGGCAGTCGTCGACGATCGGCGCGATCTTCCTCCGCACCGATCGCGACTCGCAGCCGTTCTCCGAGTCGGACATTCGCTTCTGCCAGGTCGTCGCCTCGCTCACCGCGAAGGCGCTGCTCAACGCGCACCGGCTCGAGGCGGTGATGCGCGACCAGAAGGACACGCTCGCCGCTCAGAAACGCGGCGACCTCCAACGAATCGCGCTCGTCTCGTTCTTCCGGCGCCTGCTCGACCGCTACGCGTCGAGTTACGATCAGGCTTGGGCGGAGAGCCTTCTCCCCAAAGCGTCGGGCGAGGAGCTCGACCGGCTCGTCGGCGTCGCGATGCAAGTCATCGATGAAGAATCCAAAGGATGA
- the ligA gene encoding NAD-dependent DNA ligase LigA: MKNPKDDDDLSELAARADELRRQIDRASYEYHVLDQPTISDKEYDRLYRQLVELEEAHPTLRTTDSPTQRVGAEPVSQLAKHTHLVPMLSLANTFNEEELAAWEERIVRIAGEEVRDAGYTCELKIDGAAVSLTYQDGVFVEGTTRGNGIIGEAVTANLRTIRDVPLKLRGSDFPPVMEIRGEVYMTFSGFERMNEQRIAAGQPVFANPRNSAAGGLRQLDPKATAARPLHFFGYAIALPDGAKLPVTTQDELLARLSAWGVPVAPHHERCATLKEVHDWARNVEHSVRAAIDFAIDGGVVKVNELRLWPDLGVVGGREPRYAIARKFAPDIAETTLRSINVNVGRTGTINPYAVLEPVEIGGAQVQLATLHNFDLVARKDLRVGDVVQVKRAGEVIPQIIGPVPDKRDAQNPPPPYSPPTHCPACNTALVPGNELGMLYCPNFACPGRQLEGLVHFASRGAMDIRGLSYARIKQLIEAGLVSDAADLYDLTAEQLEEIERLAEKSAGNLVHAIAATKQQPLSKLLFALGIEHVGETAAREIARHFGTMDAILSATVDDILGVHGIGDKIAESIVGWFADDRARRLIERLRERGLRFDEPVTRSGGTFKGLTIVITGTLPTLSREQATALVEGNGGRVSGSVSKKTAFVVVGADAGSKLEKARQLGVETIDEDELKRRVGLATG; the protein is encoded by the coding sequence ATGAAGAATCCAAAGGATGACGACGACCTGAGCGAGTTGGCGGCGCGCGCCGACGAACTTCGCCGACAGATCGACCGCGCGTCGTACGAGTACCACGTTCTCGACCAGCCGACGATCTCCGACAAGGAGTACGATCGGCTCTACCGCCAGCTCGTCGAGCTCGAGGAGGCGCACCCGACCCTCCGCACCACCGACTCGCCCACGCAACGCGTCGGCGCCGAGCCGGTCAGCCAGCTCGCGAAGCACACGCACCTCGTGCCGATGCTCTCGCTCGCCAACACGTTCAACGAAGAAGAGCTCGCGGCGTGGGAGGAGCGCATCGTTCGAATCGCCGGCGAAGAGGTCCGCGACGCGGGCTACACGTGCGAGCTCAAGATCGACGGGGCCGCGGTCAGTCTGACATACCAAGATGGCGTATTCGTCGAGGGCACGACCCGCGGCAACGGAATCATCGGCGAGGCGGTGACGGCGAATCTGCGCACGATTCGCGACGTGCCCCTCAAGCTGCGCGGATCCGACTTTCCGCCGGTCATGGAGATTCGCGGCGAAGTGTACATGACGTTCAGCGGCTTCGAGCGCATGAACGAGCAGCGCATCGCCGCCGGCCAACCGGTTTTCGCGAACCCTCGCAATTCCGCCGCGGGTGGGCTCCGGCAGCTCGATCCCAAAGCCACCGCCGCGCGGCCACTGCATTTCTTCGGCTACGCCATCGCGCTCCCGGACGGCGCGAAGCTTCCCGTGACGACCCAGGACGAATTGCTCGCGCGCCTCAGCGCTTGGGGCGTGCCGGTCGCGCCGCACCACGAGCGGTGCGCGACTCTCAAGGAAGTGCACGATTGGGCGCGCAACGTCGAACACTCCGTGCGCGCGGCTATCGACTTCGCCATCGACGGCGGCGTCGTCAAAGTGAACGAGCTGCGCCTCTGGCCGGACCTGGGCGTCGTCGGCGGACGCGAGCCGCGCTACGCGATTGCGCGCAAGTTCGCGCCCGACATCGCCGAGACCACGCTGCGCTCGATCAACGTGAACGTCGGTCGCACCGGCACCATCAATCCATACGCCGTCCTCGAACCGGTGGAAATCGGCGGCGCGCAGGTGCAGCTCGCCACGCTCCATAATTTCGACCTCGTCGCGCGCAAGGATCTGCGGGTCGGCGACGTGGTGCAGGTCAAACGCGCCGGCGAAGTCATTCCGCAGATCATCGGCCCCGTGCCGGACAAGCGCGACGCGCAGAATCCGCCGCCGCCCTACTCGCCGCCGACGCACTGCCCCGCGTGCAACACCGCGCTGGTCCCCGGCAACGAGCTGGGAATGCTCTACTGCCCCAACTTCGCGTGTCCCGGGCGGCAGCTCGAAGGATTGGTGCACTTCGCGTCACGCGGCGCGATGGACATCCGCGGCCTCTCGTACGCGCGCATCAAGCAACTAATCGAAGCGGGGCTCGTCTCCGACGCCGCCGACCTGTATGACCTCACCGCGGAGCAACTAGAGGAGATCGAGCGCCTCGCCGAGAAGAGCGCCGGCAACCTCGTGCACGCCATCGCCGCGACGAAACAGCAGCCGCTGTCGAAGCTCCTGTTCGCGCTGGGCATCGAGCACGTCGGCGAGACGGCGGCGCGAGAGATCGCGCGTCACTTCGGCACGATGGACGCGATCCTTTCCGCCACCGTGGACGACATCCTCGGCGTCCACGGGATCGGCGACAAGATCGCCGAATCGATCGTCGGCTGGTTCGCGGACGACCGGGCCCGACGCCTGATCGAGCGTCTTCGCGAGCGGGGGCTTAGGTTCGACGAACCCGTCACCCGGTCGGGTGGAACCTTCAAGGGCCTCACGATCGTCATTACGGGGACGCTCCCGACGCTTTCCCGGGAACAGGCCACCGCGCTCGTCGAGGGGAACGGCGGCAGAGTCTCAGGGAGCGTGTCGAAGAAGACGGCTTTCGTGGTGGTCGGAGCGGACGCGGGCAGCAAGTTGGAAAAGGCGCGTCAGCTCGGCGTCGAGACCATCGATGAAGACGAGCTGAAACGCCGGGTTGGTCTGGCGACCGGGTGA
- a CDS encoding V4R domain-containing protein, whose amino-acid sequence MPQSIGLNENALVAITRDSLNALRAALFREVGPGAAALLQEAGFAGGPALYAAFGRWLSSRRLPAPESLAAEDFGKRASEFFRDIGWGSVTVGELASVMTLDSSDWAEGDPDHPLDFPGCYYTAGAFAEFFGRVAGEPVAVMEVECRSMGAERCRFLVGGTDVMQRVYDAMGEGVAYDEAVSAGI is encoded by the coding sequence ATGCCACAGTCGATCGGTCTGAACGAGAACGCGCTGGTCGCGATCACGCGCGACTCGCTGAACGCGCTCCGCGCCGCCCTGTTTCGCGAGGTCGGTCCGGGCGCCGCGGCGCTGTTGCAGGAGGCCGGATTCGCGGGTGGACCTGCCCTCTACGCCGCCTTCGGCCGATGGCTGTCGTCCCGCCGCCTCCCCGCCCCCGAGTCCCTCGCCGCCGAAGACTTCGGGAAACGCGCGTCGGAGTTCTTCCGCGACATCGGCTGGGGATCGGTCACGGTCGGCGAGTTGGCGTCGGTAATGACGCTCGATTCGAGCGACTGGGCGGAGGGCGATCCGGATCACCCCCTGGACTTCCCGGGCTGCTACTACACGGCCGGCGCCTTCGCCGAATTCTTCGGGCGCGTGGCGGGCGAGCCGGTGGCCGTGATGGAAGTCGAGTGCCGCTCCATGGGCGCGGAGCGCTGCCGCTTTCTGGTGGGCGGCACGGACGTCATGCAGCGCGTGTACGACGCGATGGGCGAAGGCGTCGCCTACGACGAGGCGGTTTCCGCGGGGATCTGA